A genomic segment from Variovorax paradoxus B4 encodes:
- a CDS encoding FadR/GntR family transcriptional regulator, translating into MIKNIHGRTLELLGEAVVAGRYAIGASIPAEPILGEELGVSRTVVREAIKSLAAKGLIVTGPKVGTRVLPQDKWNWFDPDVITWQSRAGLTPEFLRDLQDLRRVVEPAAVRLAAERASPQDIEEIERAFAGMKEAVENGGDYVTFDLRFHTGLLSAARNRMLAQMSKALNALLRTSFEISTSKPDGPALSLPLHRAVLDAVIAHDPAKAERAVIRLIDGARQDIEDVLGSRRRLPRLSRPPPRLKAN; encoded by the coding sequence ATGATCAAGAACATCCACGGTCGCACGCTCGAGCTGCTCGGCGAAGCTGTCGTGGCCGGTCGTTATGCGATCGGGGCGTCGATCCCGGCCGAACCCATTCTGGGCGAGGAGCTCGGCGTGAGCCGCACCGTGGTGCGCGAGGCCATCAAGTCGCTCGCGGCCAAGGGCCTGATCGTGACGGGCCCCAAGGTGGGCACGCGGGTGCTGCCGCAGGACAAGTGGAACTGGTTCGACCCCGATGTCATCACCTGGCAGTCGCGTGCCGGGCTCACGCCCGAATTCCTGCGCGACCTGCAGGACCTGCGGCGCGTGGTCGAGCCGGCGGCCGTGCGCCTCGCGGCCGAACGGGCCAGCCCGCAGGACATCGAGGAGATAGAGCGCGCCTTCGCCGGCATGAAGGAAGCCGTGGAGAACGGCGGCGACTACGTCACCTTCGACCTGCGCTTTCACACCGGCCTGCTGAGCGCGGCGCGCAACCGCATGCTCGCGCAGATGAGCAAGGCACTCAACGCGCTGCTTCGCACCAGTTTCGAAATCTCGACCAGCAAGCCCGACGGTCCCGCGCTTTCGCTGCCGCTGCACCGCGCAGTGCTCGACGCGGTGATCGCGCACGATCCGGCCAAGGCCGAGCGGGCGGTCATCCGCCTCATCGACGGCGCGCGGCAGGACATCGAAGACGTGCTCGGCTCACGCCGCCGCCTGCCGCGGCTCAGTCGCCCGCCGCCGCGGCTCAAGGCGAACTAG
- a CDS encoding ABC transporter substrate-binding protein: MKVVKSLIAPTLFALGLLAAAGPAAAQEKLTVWWVKGFYKAEDDALFAAIKKFEDKNKNVKIELSQYPIQDMIPKTVSALDSGSPPDVAYADVYDFQVTGKWAFDGKLEDLGSVLSPMKDRFAPNTLETTFLYNDQTKAKAYYAFPIKQQTMHVEYWLDMLTEAGLKEADIPTTWKDYWSFWCDKVQTASRQKSGKRTFGIGMPMGVDSSDSFYSFLTFMDAYNVKLVDDNGKLLVDDPKVRTGLIGALTDYTTPYTKGCTPPSSTSWKDPDNNVAFHNKTTLMTHNATISIAAKWLDDSNNASLTPEQREEARKNYTERIRTAGFPSKPDGSKMVYRTAVKTGVVFKDAKNKARAKEFVSFLLQEENLTPYVEGSLGRWFPVTKTGQQRDFWKADPHRLSVYNQYAAGTVTFEFTKNYKFTVLNNENVWAKAMSRVVTDKVPVDKAVDEMIARIKTVAAQ; the protein is encoded by the coding sequence ATGAAAGTCGTCAAGTCGCTGATAGCGCCGACGTTGTTCGCGCTGGGGTTGTTGGCGGCGGCAGGTCCCGCTGCCGCGCAGGAAAAGCTCACCGTCTGGTGGGTCAAGGGCTTCTACAAGGCGGAGGACGATGCGCTGTTCGCCGCCATCAAGAAGTTCGAGGACAAGAACAAGAACGTGAAGATCGAGCTGTCGCAGTACCCGATCCAGGACATGATTCCCAAGACCGTGTCCGCGCTCGACTCCGGCAGCCCGCCCGATGTGGCATACGCTGACGTGTACGACTTCCAGGTCACGGGCAAGTGGGCCTTCGACGGCAAGCTCGAGGACCTCGGCAGCGTGCTCTCGCCCATGAAGGACCGCTTCGCGCCGAACACGCTCGAGACCACCTTCCTCTACAACGACCAGACCAAGGCCAAGGCCTACTACGCCTTCCCGATCAAGCAGCAGACGATGCACGTGGAGTACTGGCTCGACATGCTCACCGAGGCCGGGCTCAAGGAAGCCGACATTCCAACCACCTGGAAGGACTACTGGTCCTTCTGGTGCGATAAGGTGCAAACCGCCAGCCGCCAGAAAAGCGGCAAGCGCACTTTCGGCATCGGCATGCCCATGGGCGTGGATTCGAGCGACTCCTTCTATTCGTTCCTGACCTTCATGGACGCCTATAACGTCAAGCTGGTGGACGACAACGGCAAGTTGCTGGTCGACGACCCGAAGGTGCGCACCGGCCTGATCGGCGCGCTGACCGACTACACCACGCCCTACACCAAGGGCTGCACGCCACCGTCGTCGACGAGCTGGAAGGACCCGGACAACAACGTTGCGTTCCACAACAAGACGACGCTGATGACGCACAACGCGACCATCTCCATCGCCGCCAAGTGGCTCGACGACTCGAACAACGCCTCGCTCACGCCCGAGCAGCGTGAAGAGGCGCGCAAGAACTACACCGAGCGCATCCGAACGGCCGGCTTCCCGAGCAAGCCCGACGGCAGCAAGATGGTCTACCGCACGGCCGTGAAGACCGGCGTGGTGTTCAAGGACGCGAAGAACAAGGCACGCGCCAAGGAATTCGTCTCCTTCCTGCTGCAGGAAGAAAACCTCACGCCGTACGTCGAAGGTTCGCTGGGCCGCTGGTTCCCCGTGACCAAGACCGGGCAGCAGCGCGACTTCTGGAAGGCCGACCCGCACCGACTCTCGGTCTACAACCAGTACGCCGCCGGCACCGTGACCTTCGAGTTCACCAAGAACTACAAGTTCACCGTGCTCAACAACGAGAACGTCTGGGCCAAGGCGATGAGCCGCGTCGTCACCGACAAGGTGCCGGTGGACAAGGCGGTCGACGAGATGATCGCGCGCATCAAGACGGTCGCGGCGCAGTAA
- a CDS encoding carbohydrate ABC transporter permease — MSSTATAAPLPAPPVNLGARHARWQFWGAVMVVPYLLVFVVFVLYPVGYGLWLARHPQSYVKLVEDPIFFRSVINTAIFLVVAINIKMLVALVLSGFFVTSRWWIKIVSAIFILPWAMPSIPTILSIRFMLNPEWGVINSTIFRLTGADGPNWLNDPSLALAFAMVVHVWKSLPFWTLILVAGRLAIPSEQYEAASVDGASSWQKFRFVSWPALKTLYITSTILSMIWTLGDFNSVYLLTGGGPADLTHVLATLGIRYLRLDQVDLSMASIVVALPLVLPLVYFMMKRLSK; from the coding sequence ATGAGCTCCACTGCCACCGCCGCGCCGCTTCCGGCGCCTCCTGTCAATCTTGGGGCGCGGCACGCGCGCTGGCAATTCTGGGGCGCGGTCATGGTCGTGCCCTACCTGCTGGTGTTCGTGGTGTTCGTGCTCTATCCGGTGGGGTACGGGCTGTGGCTCGCGCGCCATCCACAAAGCTACGTGAAGCTGGTTGAAGACCCGATCTTCTTCCGCTCGGTGATCAACACGGCCATCTTCCTGGTCGTGGCGATCAACATCAAGATGCTCGTGGCCCTCGTGCTCTCGGGCTTCTTCGTGACATCGCGCTGGTGGATCAAGATCGTCTCGGCGATCTTCATCCTGCCATGGGCGATGCCCTCGATTCCCACCATCCTGTCGATCCGCTTCATGCTCAACCCCGAGTGGGGCGTGATCAACAGCACCATCTTCCGCCTGACCGGCGCCGACGGTCCCAACTGGCTCAACGATCCCTCGCTCGCGCTGGCCTTCGCGATGGTGGTGCACGTGTGGAAGTCGCTGCCGTTCTGGACGCTGATCCTGGTGGCGGGACGGTTGGCCATTCCATCCGAACAATATGAGGCAGCCTCCGTGGACGGCGCCTCGTCATGGCAGAAGTTCCGCTTCGTGAGTTGGCCGGCGCTGAAGACGCTCTACATCACCTCGACCATTCTCTCGATGATCTGGACGCTGGGCGACTTCAACAGCGTGTACCTGCTGACCGGCGGCGGACCTGCGGACCTGACGCACGTGCTGGCCACGCTCGGCATTCGCTACCTGCGCCTGGACCAGGTCGATCTCTCGATGGCTTCCATCGTGGTAGCCCTTCCGTTGGTGCTGCCCCTCGTTTACTTCATGATGAAGAGGCTCTCGAAATGA
- a CDS encoding carbohydrate ABC transporter permease, with amino-acid sequence MKRWTPKAIATEARLLLIGIPVLLWTLIPVYHMVLFAISSKDSATSGHLWPKNPTLDNFRIVFQQKHFYLDHFWLQLWNSLLIAVSVGALTLFVATTAAFAISRLRVRGGRTVMNLALFTYFIPAAFLAVPMYKTMGNYGLLNSQWALILAMVTIASPYCIWVLKQASDKLPYELDEAARMDGASPLQLFRLVYLPLMVPSLVAVGTYSLLLAWNEYLYAFLLLSNDRSVTLAVALGNFLSADDSPWELLMATGLIYAMPPAAIYYAFKRYMVGGLTAGAVKS; translated from the coding sequence ATGAAACGCTGGACCCCCAAGGCCATAGCGACCGAGGCCAGGCTGCTGCTGATCGGCATTCCGGTGCTGCTCTGGACGCTGATTCCGGTCTACCACATGGTGCTGTTCGCGATCTCGTCGAAGGACTCCGCGACATCGGGCCACCTATGGCCCAAGAACCCGACGCTGGACAACTTCCGCATCGTGTTCCAGCAGAAGCACTTCTACCTCGACCACTTCTGGCTGCAGCTGTGGAATTCGCTGCTGATTGCGGTGTCGGTCGGCGCGCTCACGCTGTTCGTTGCGACCACGGCCGCATTCGCGATCAGCCGGCTGCGCGTGCGGGGCGGGCGCACGGTGATGAACCTGGCGCTCTTCACCTACTTCATTCCTGCGGCCTTCCTCGCGGTGCCGATGTACAAGACCATGGGCAACTATGGCCTGCTCAACAGCCAGTGGGCGCTGATTCTTGCCATGGTGACCATCGCCTCGCCGTATTGCATCTGGGTGCTGAAGCAGGCTTCGGACAAGCTGCCCTACGAGCTCGACGAGGCCGCGCGCATGGACGGCGCTTCGCCGCTGCAGCTGTTCCGCCTGGTGTACCTGCCGCTGATGGTGCCGTCGCTGGTGGCGGTGGGCACCTACTCGCTGCTGCTGGCGTGGAACGAGTACCTCTACGCCTTCCTGCTGCTGTCGAACGACAGGAGCGTGACGCTGGCGGTGGCGCTCGGCAACTTCCTTTCGGCCGACGATTCGCCGTGGGAGCTGCTGATGGCCACCGGCCTCATCTACGCAATGCCGCCCGCGGCGATCTACTACGCCTTCAAGCGCTACATGGTGGGCGGCCTGACTGCAGGCGCCGTCAAGAGCTGA